A region of the bacterium genome:
GGTGATGCTGGTCAGCACATCCTCGCCCAGCGCCCTGGCCTCTACCGCGGCCGCAAAGTCCTTGACGACTGTGTAGTTGACATCGGCCTCCAGCAGGGCCCGCCGCACCTTGGCGCTGGCCTCTTTGATGTTGGCCTCGGAGAGTTTGCCCTGCCCGGTCAGGTCCTTGAAAAGCCCGGTGAATTTTTCAGTTAAGGAGTCGAACATTTATATACGTCTTGAGTAATATCTGTTTCGTGTATTTCG
Encoded here:
- a CDS encoding signal recognition particle receptor subunit alpha, translated to MFDSLTEKFTGLFKDLTGQGKLSEANIKEASAKVRRALLEADVNYTVVKDFAAAVEARALGEDVLTSIT